From the Anoplopoma fimbria isolate UVic2021 breed Golden Eagle Sablefish chromosome 14, Afim_UVic_2022, whole genome shotgun sequence genome, one window contains:
- the dusp11 gene encoding RNA/RNP complex-1-interacting phosphatase → MSSRGVPLRWLDYSAVGKRLEGTRFIAFKVPLKQSLSRQLPRSHVFSLWELLDALNKEKQELGLIIDLTFTKRYYSLQDVPESLLFVKIFTAGHEVPNDDAILSFKRAVRRFLRDNAENDKLIGVHCTHGLNRTGYLICRYLIDVDGMDPKAAVDLFNSSRGHDVERRNYLDDLQSGPKRSNEGMEEAEQEPMRGLASQRPRFTPSDSDSREERRSHLKDSRNHSRPFPPRGTNQRSHHHHQQDGLLHSPPRGDPLHPYQWMPPHADSQWRRPPRSEDSRSRYAPPEDSRSRYAPPEDSRSRYAPPEDSRSRYAPPEDSRSRYAPPEDSRSRYAPPEDSRSRYAPPEDSRFRYAPPEDSRSRYAPPEDSRFRYAPPEDSRSRYAPPEDSRSRYAPPEDSRSRYAPPEDSRSRYAPPEDRRRGPPPLPRYSARWTKESIG, encoded by the exons ATGTCCAGCAGAGGAGTCCCTCTCAG ATGGCTGGATTACTCGGCTGTTGGGAAAAGACTGGAGGGGACGCGCTTCATTGCCTTCAAGGTTCCTCTGAAACAG TCTCTGAGCCGTCAGCTTCCTCGTTCCCATGTGTTCAGTCTGTGGGAGCTTCTGGACGCTTTGAACAAAGAGAAGCAGGAGCTCGGTCTGATCATCGACCTGACGTTCACCAAGCGCTACTACAGTCTTCAG gACGTCCCAGAGTCTCTGCTGTTTGTGAAGATCTTCACAGCCGGTCACGAGGTTCCAAACGACGACGCCATCCTGAGCTTCAAACGGGCCGTACGGCGTTTTCTACGAGACAACGCAGAGAACG ACAAGCTGATTGGAGTCCACTGTACCCACGGCCTGAACCGTACTGGATATCTGATCTGCAG GTACCTGATAGATGTGGATGGGATGGATCCTAAAGCAGCAGTAGACT TGTTTAACTCCTCTCGAGGACATGATGTAGAAAGACGGAACTATCTGGACGACCTACAGAGTGGACCGAAGAGGAG TAATGAGGGGATGGAGGAGGCGGAGCAGGAGCCAATGAGAGGTCTCGCTTCACAGCGGCCCAGGTTCACCCCGTCAGACTCcgacagcagagaggagagacgcTCACACCTCAAAGACTCTCGGAACCACAG CAGACCTTTCCCTCCACGAGGAACCAACCAGCGCTCACACCACCACCATCAACAGGACGGCCTCCTTCATAGTCCACCTAGAGGAGACCCTCTCCACCCTTATCAATGGATGCCCCCTCATGCTGACAGTCAGTGGAGAAGACCCCCCCGCTCAGAGGACAGCAGGTCCAGATATGCTCCTCCAGAGGACAGCAGGTCCAGATATGCTCCTCCAGAGGACAGCAGGTCCAGATATGCTCCTCCAGAGGACAGCAGGTCCAGATATGCTCCTCCAGAGGACAGCAGGTCCAGATATGCTCCTCCAGAGGACAGCAGGTCCAGATATGCTCCTCCAGAGGACAGCAGGTCCAGATATGCTCCTCCAGAGGACAGCAGGTTCAGATATGCTCCTCCAGAGGACAGCAGGTCCAGATATGCTCCTCCAGAGGACAGCAGGTTCAGATATGCTCCTCCAGAGGACAGCAGGTCCAGATATGCTCCTCCAGAGGACAGCAGGTCCAGATATGCTCCTCCAGAGGACAGCAGGTCCAGATATGCTCCTCCAGAGGACAGCAGGTCCAGATATGCTCCTCcagaggacagaaggagaggtcctcctcctctccctcgtTACTCTGCACGCTGGACTAAGGAGTCCATCGGTTGA